A region from the Melioribacter roseus P3M-2 genome encodes:
- a CDS encoding sterol desaturase family protein has translation MPKNYISNKDETVRMFRNDLLESLSRVHWSVPLIIYLPVIAYLFYLSGGVFGIWQIGFYFILGLIVWTFTEYALHRFVFHYEPESEIGRRLHFIMHGVHHDYPNDSKRLVMPPSVSVPLALFFILFISIYWEIRRSIRFFAGFLSGYLIYDMTHYAVHHLRIKNKFWLMIKKHHMRHHYKDATKGFGVSQKTWDVIFKTDFIDS, from the coding sequence ATGCCTAAGAATTATATTTCCAATAAAGACGAAACAGTTCGAATGTTTCGAAACGATCTTTTGGAGTCGCTTTCCAGAGTCCACTGGAGCGTGCCATTGATAATATATCTGCCAGTTATTGCGTATCTCTTTTATTTATCCGGCGGAGTTTTCGGCATTTGGCAAATTGGCTTTTATTTTATTCTCGGATTAATCGTATGGACGTTTACCGAATATGCTCTGCACCGTTTCGTGTTTCATTACGAACCCGAAAGCGAAATCGGCAGACGTCTTCACTTTATTATGCACGGAGTTCATCACGACTATCCTAACGACTCGAAACGTCTCGTTATGCCGCCTTCCGTAAGCGTTCCGCTGGCTTTGTTTTTTATTTTATTTATCTCTATTTATTGGGAAATAAGGCGATCAATCCGTTTTTTTGCGGGTTTTCTGTCGGGGTATTTAATTTACGACATGACTCATTATGCCGTTCATCATTTGAGAATAAAAAATAAATTCTGGCTAATGATCAAAAAACACCATATGCGGCATCACTATAAAGACGCAACCAAAGGTTTCGGAGTAAGCCAGAAAACGTGGGACGTCATTTTCAAAACCGATTTTATCGACAGTTAA
- a CDS encoding dipeptide epimerase encodes MKITAAKFTLALKNQFNISYYSRNSTPAVLVKAEDENNIKGYGEASLPQYMKENRESVLNFLNGIEAGDIPGFDALKEYLNILSSHAGDNRAALASVDIALHDYLGKKLNKPVRDFYDVVYKGGVSTSYTIGLDSPDMIERKIKDAAGFDVYKIKLGKDHDYNKEIIRIIRRLTDKPLYVDLNQAWEGLEDLSSENGKLGINFFREFLAWLEENNVILVEQPAPAGEDKVVELLKGSSSIPIIADESVKSLEDVEKVAPFYDGFNLKLMKCGGIYSTFKLIESAKSMNKKIMLGCMTETSCGISAALQLAPLADYIDLDGNLLINNDPFVGLEFSNGKFLLKNLPGLGISPVENLF; translated from the coding sequence ATGAAAATTACAGCCGCAAAATTTACTCTCGCTCTAAAAAATCAATTTAATATTTCCTACTATTCCAGAAATTCAACTCCCGCAGTTCTGGTTAAAGCGGAAGACGAAAATAATATTAAGGGTTACGGCGAAGCAAGTTTGCCTCAGTATATGAAAGAAAACCGGGAAAGCGTACTTAATTTTCTGAATGGAATTGAAGCGGGTGATATTCCGGGATTCGACGCATTGAAAGAATATCTTAATATTTTGAGTTCTCATGCGGGCGATAACCGTGCGGCTCTGGCTTCGGTCGATATTGCATTGCACGATTATCTCGGGAAAAAACTGAATAAACCCGTTAGAGATTTTTACGACGTCGTTTATAAAGGAGGAGTAAGCACTTCTTATACAATCGGGCTCGATTCTCCCGATATGATCGAGCGAAAAATTAAAGACGCAGCCGGCTTCGACGTATATAAAATAAAACTAGGCAAAGACCACGACTATAATAAAGAAATTATCCGTATTATAAGAAGATTAACGGATAAACCCCTCTATGTGGATTTAAATCAAGCATGGGAAGGACTCGAAGACCTCTCTTCGGAAAACGGTAAACTCGGAATCAATTTCTTTAGGGAATTTCTTGCATGGCTCGAAGAAAATAATGTAATTCTCGTGGAGCAGCCCGCGCCGGCGGGCGAAGATAAAGTTGTCGAATTATTAAAGGGTAGCTCGTCAATCCCGATTATTGCCGACGAGTCGGTCAAAAGCTTGGAGGATGTTGAAAAAGTTGCCCCGTTTTACGACGGATTTAATCTTAAACTCATGAAGTGCGGCGGAATTTATTCTACATTCAAACTGATCGAATCGGCAAAATCAATGAATAAGAAAATTATGCTCGGCTGCATGACGGAAACGTCGTGCGGCATTTCCGCCGCGCTGCAATTGGCTCCGCTGGCGGACTATATCGACCTCGACGGCAATCTTTTGATTAACAACGATCCGTTTGTAGGGCTCGAGTTTTCGAACGGTAAATTTTTATTGAAGAATTTGCCCGGTTTGGGAATCTCTCCGGTTGAGAATTTGTTCTGA
- a CDS encoding glycoside hydrolase family 9 protein, producing MKKLYSILLIFLFTAHNCGNAVNTDGDFVIRLNQVGYLPDDIKTGVILSTVPLDNLELEIIGLENGRMKYNPKFYKTEFKHGRYNYNYKFDFSGLKENGKYIVRAGDKTSYTFEIGNKVYGKLTESLLDFFKVQRCGYTDPLLHEVCHIADATAIYDGDDTLNIKKDLTGGWHDAGDYTKFLNTTAYSTYLLLFAYEFAPDKFGFDNNNNNVADILEEAKIGLDWILRCRYGDKLITQVQDLRDHNVGWRMPEDDPLTYDRPAFAGIGKNLIGIYSATLALASRIWKNKLNYPDFADTCLNTAVKYYSLKNSVPDIDSSGSGMYIDKNYKGKLALAAAELFLSTGKRNYLEEAVSYADSAGSDYWWSWGDINALAHYRLAHFQPRFSDYLKTSLDSFRDYSRKNLFELGVPLSWGTNHTLLGIALIDILYRNLTGDRQYDTLMAAQKDFILGKNPWGISFVYGFGTKFTVNFHHQISYFKGKLPGGFAAGPIEKKLWMISKYRIMITIN from the coding sequence ATGAAAAAGCTCTATTCAATTTTGCTGATATTTTTATTTACCGCTCACAATTGCGGAAACGCCGTTAATACGGACGGCGATTTCGTGATAAGATTGAACCAGGTTGGGTATTTGCCGGACGATATTAAAACGGGCGTAATCCTTTCCACGGTTCCGCTGGATAATTTGGAACTAGAAATCATCGGATTGGAAAACGGTAGGATGAAATATAATCCGAAGTTTTATAAAACGGAGTTCAAACACGGCAGGTATAATTACAACTATAAATTCGATTTCTCCGGTTTGAAAGAAAACGGCAAATACATAGTCAGAGCGGGAGACAAAACTTCGTATACTTTTGAAATAGGGAATAAAGTGTACGGAAAATTGACCGAATCGCTGCTCGACTTTTTCAAAGTGCAGCGGTGCGGTTATACGGATCCTCTGCTGCACGAAGTTTGTCACATTGCGGACGCCACGGCAATTTACGACGGCGATGATACGCTTAATATTAAAAAAGATTTAACCGGCGGATGGCACGACGCCGGCGACTATACAAAGTTTTTGAACACAACCGCTTACTCGACCTATCTGCTGTTGTTCGCATACGAGTTCGCTCCGGATAAATTCGGATTCGACAATAATAACAATAACGTGGCGGACATTCTCGAGGAAGCCAAAATCGGACTGGACTGGATATTGAGGTGCCGCTACGGCGATAAATTGATAACTCAGGTACAGGATTTACGGGATCACAATGTAGGCTGGCGTATGCCCGAAGACGACCCGCTTACATACGACCGGCCGGCTTTTGCCGGCATCGGAAAAAATTTAATCGGAATTTATTCGGCAACTTTGGCGCTGGCTTCGCGCATCTGGAAAAATAAATTAAATTATCCCGATTTTGCCGATACGTGTTTGAATACGGCTGTTAAATACTACAGTCTCAAAAATTCAGTCCCGGACATCGACAGTTCGGGCAGCGGAATGTATATCGATAAAAATTACAAAGGCAAACTTGCCCTTGCAGCCGCGGAACTCTTTCTGTCGACCGGTAAAAGAAATTATCTGGAAGAAGCCGTATCGTATGCCGATTCGGCCGGCAGCGATTACTGGTGGAGCTGGGGCGATATAAACGCTCTTGCTCATTACCGCCTGGCGCATTTTCAACCCCGTTTTTCGGACTATCTGAAAACCAGTCTCGATTCCTTCAGGGATTACAGCCGTAAAAACCTGTTCGAACTCGGCGTCCCTTTAAGCTGGGGAACAAATCATACATTGCTGGGTATCGCTCTAATCGATATTCTATATCGCAATCTTACGGGAGACAGGCAATACGATACTTTGATGGCTGCGCAAAAAGATTTCATACTCGGTAAGAATCCGTGGGGAATATCGTTCGTTTACGGATTCGGAACAAAATTTACCGTCAATTTTCATCATCAAATTTCGTATTTTAAAGGCAAACTTCCGGGCGGATTTGCGGCGGGTCCCATTGAAAAAAAATTGTGGATGATTTCAAAATACCGTATAATGATTACGATAAATTAA
- a CDS encoding RAD55 family ATPase, with the protein MISPVRMIPSGFEFIDKNWGGVYRGGSYLLVGPRKSGRTLLGLQFALEAAKASEVCLYFTLMRPKDLMIQAASLNFDIQSYMNQNLIIVIRVAPPNEVYGMYNPDDYLVEYFKDIITVVNQYNPTRIIFDELTPFVGFKNLDYLRNTFLNTVETIEERDITSLFVISEPATPKAHAIVEGLSQFVTGIIRLSKPSDRSSRFQGGRVTITPNVGHTEGEFASEYRIRPNKGITTEFHEETFATEEYEATYPTRENHFQGFPTKQTRIDIPPEPYAFSNIYNYNDFLLILNNQIALYKSTGQIFYIVSFKLDPVAQVKGLLSVNQLQNSIRISTSKKDKICVIENKVIVLLVKGSLKGVVDLITTVQNNLPSKDPAYLKAIMDYISIFNTAIDERFDNAESLMEYVLSAETSATNAYQPLNKFLG; encoded by the coding sequence ATGATCAGTCCTGTAAGAATGATACCGTCCGGATTCGAGTTTATCGACAAAAATTGGGGCGGTGTATACAGAGGCGGAAGTTATTTACTGGTTGGACCGAGGAAATCAGGAAGAACTCTGCTCGGTTTGCAATTTGCGCTCGAAGCAGCCAAAGCTTCCGAAGTATGCCTCTATTTTACATTAATGCGGCCTAAAGATTTGATGATTCAGGCGGCATCGCTCAATTTCGATATTCAGTCGTATATGAACCAGAATCTGATAATTGTAATACGCGTGGCGCCTCCCAATGAAGTTTACGGCATGTATAATCCGGACGATTATCTGGTCGAATATTTTAAGGACATTATTACGGTGGTAAATCAATATAATCCTACGAGAATTATATTCGACGAACTTACTCCTTTTGTCGGTTTTAAAAATCTCGATTACCTGCGAAATACATTTTTGAATACAGTCGAAACCATTGAGGAACGCGACATTACAAGTTTGTTTGTAATAAGCGAGCCGGCAACGCCGAAAGCTCATGCAATAGTCGAAGGATTGTCGCAGTTTGTTACCGGAATAATTCGCTTGTCGAAACCGAGCGACCGTTCTTCGCGTTTCCAGGGAGGCAGAGTTACAATAACGCCGAATGTAGGGCATACCGAAGGAGAATTTGCTTCCGAATACAGAATTCGTCCGAATAAAGGAATTACAACAGAGTTTCACGAAGAAACATTTGCAACCGAAGAATACGAAGCGACGTATCCGACCAGAGAAAATCATTTTCAAGGATTCCCTACAAAACAGACGCGTATCGATATTCCGCCCGAACCGTACGCGTTTTCTAATATCTATAATTACAACGACTTTCTGTTAATTCTGAATAATCAGATCGCCCTCTACAAAAGCACCGGACAAATATTTTATATCGTATCCTTCAAACTAGATCCTGTAGCTCAGGTAAAAGGATTGCTCTCTGTCAATCAATTGCAAAATTCTATTAGAATATCGACGAGCAAAAAAGACAAGATTTGCGTAATCGAAAACAAAGTGATTGTGCTTTTGGTAAAAGGGAGTTTGAAAGGCGTGGTCGATTTAATTACTACGGTGCAAAATAATCTGCCGAGTAAAGACCCCGCGTATCTTAAAGCGATAATGGACTACATCTCGATATTTAATACGGCAATCGACGAACGTTTCGACAACGCAGAGTCGTTAATGGAATACGTATTGTCGGCGGAAACTTCAGCTACGAATGCGTATCAGCCTTTAAATAAATTTTTAGGATGA
- a CDS encoding fibronectin type III domain-containing protein, which produces MRYLKYSLVLCIILLFSAINYAQAPVTPNDGQAGVSQSLGSVSWTAFDEGGVPNGPYDVDFDDDPLFGSVDASATSTAATSLSLPALSYNTEYHWRVRDTDINGSGGDGGWHVYSFKTQIDPSSITINSQPPNAPNLAVTGQSIDFSYTHSGTASTVTIVVQINDGSGWTTLATFANQNSNLINQVVNLTPLDYNTNYDTRIVVTNDDEGTDNFTVNGNQFKTGFPTIGLDSPADGAELSDRTPTLQWSASASVSNVTYNLNVTGPNAYSYNNTETSPFTFGANLDFGTYTWEVTIDDSNTPLDNTAVTTASRTFKVVPGLISPANTLTGVSLEPEFSWDYDGTSTYLIEIATDNLFANVVASKSVAAGSYNFTESDAGMPLDNNTTYYWRVTVNGAVSSVWSFTTLSDFTVTQSFPSDAMEVIQYDPLLFSWYLGIPVGSMKFSLQVYEKSTPPTQSEWYNAVNNYVTTSSTADFAYFIDNINTLNQSAAGLQGSSKYYWRVVAYYDDGTVANKFDFSDRVAKYSSVFSFTTKGGAVKAYPSWPIGNATVYTLQPTLYWYTVESEPNATYTVLISKTNSGADPAKLDDETAYSSYSSGANLFYTLTSNLDANTHYYWQVKTTYNSQTNYSDIAEFTTYAAATVTAYQPVPSYPIGGVDVYTTSPTLYWYVAGLATDLRYDIEINTTNTFTGTPTYTNISNLYYQVTNLTAGATYYWKVRSYENGNPANASAWSSAESFKIVGGQNSSAVASYPVGNPTVYTARPTLSWYIDGSTLGWSGFIVRWKETSASADWANTYDGTVTINDINTLFYTFTSDLTYGSTYYWAVALYDGTNAPAHADYSQGSFTVVGGGTVTVVPSAPNNASLVYDDDVTLYWYLNGSNLGITGFEVQYSQQSNFGSPTTIAPGTVGNNYSYQLTGLTPGATYYWRVRGYYSGANYTPYSTIYSFTIDPGASSVVPMVGSPNGGVVVNTAQPMLSWFVPAPSKSTLKYDVELADNPEFSDLRSFENLEQLHAAVESLAPGEYYWRVRSKTSNGDVSEYSESGYFKVGDNVTGVEEAAEIPSDFALEQNYPNPFNPETVIKFSLPESRFISLKIYNILGQEVRTLINREFQAGNHTIVWNGKDNYGKSAAAGVYFYRIDAGEFTAVKKMILMK; this is translated from the coding sequence ATGAGATATTTGAAATACAGTTTAGTATTATGCATAATTCTACTTTTTTCTGCGATAAATTATGCGCAAGCGCCGGTCACGCCGAATGACGGACAAGCCGGGGTTTCCCAAAGTTTAGGTTCGGTTTCATGGACCGCTTTTGATGAAGGTGGAGTTCCTAACGGTCCTTACGACGTTGACTTTGACGACGACCCGCTATTCGGAAGCGTCGATGCATCGGCTACGAGTACCGCAGCTACAAGCTTAAGTCTTCCTGCGCTTTCTTACAATACCGAATATCATTGGAGAGTAAGGGACACAGATATAAATGGCTCAGGGGGAGACGGCGGATGGCACGTGTATTCATTTAAAACACAAATTGATCCTTCGTCTATTACGATTAACAGTCAGCCGCCTAATGCGCCTAATTTAGCGGTAACCGGGCAGTCGATTGATTTTTCGTATACTCATTCGGGCACAGCTTCTACGGTTACGATAGTCGTGCAAATTAACGACGGTTCGGGGTGGACTACGTTGGCTACTTTTGCCAATCAGAACAGCAACCTTATCAACCAGGTTGTAAACCTGACGCCTCTCGATTATAACACAAACTATGATACTCGTATCGTTGTCACAAACGACGACGAAGGCACGGACAATTTTACTGTAAACGGGAATCAGTTTAAAACGGGTTTCCCGACGATCGGTCTCGACAGTCCTGCAGACGGAGCGGAATTATCCGACAGGACTCCTACTTTGCAATGGAGCGCTTCGGCGTCTGTAAGTAACGTAACGTATAATCTTAACGTCACGGGACCGAACGCATACAGTTATAACAATACGGAAACAAGTCCGTTTACATTCGGGGCTAATCTCGATTTCGGAACATATACATGGGAAGTTACCATCGACGACTCCAATACTCCGTTAGACAATACCGCAGTTACAACGGCGTCGAGAACGTTCAAAGTGGTGCCGGGTTTGATTTCTCCGGCAAATACATTAACGGGAGTATCGTTGGAGCCCGAATTTTCATGGGATTACGACGGAACATCCACGTACCTGATTGAAATCGCTACCGACAATCTTTTCGCCAACGTTGTGGCAAGCAAATCGGTTGCCGCAGGGTCATATAATTTTACAGAGAGCGATGCGGGCATGCCGCTCGACAACAACACTACTTATTACTGGCGCGTAACGGTTAACGGAGCGGTATCGAGCGTTTGGTCGTTTACTACATTGAGCGATTTTACTGTTACGCAATCTTTTCCTTCAGACGCTATGGAAGTCATTCAATACGACCCGTTGCTCTTTTCGTGGTACCTGGGCATTCCGGTAGGTTCGATGAAGTTTTCACTGCAGGTTTACGAAAAATCCACGCCGCCCACGCAAAGCGAATGGTATAACGCAGTTAATAATTACGTAACCACATCGTCAACCGCAGACTTTGCATATTTTATAGATAACATAAATACGCTGAATCAATCGGCTGCCGGCTTGCAGGGCAGTTCGAAATATTACTGGAGAGTGGTGGCTTATTACGACGACGGAACCGTAGCGAATAAATTCGACTTTTCCGACCGAGTAGCAAAATATTCGTCGGTCTTTTCGTTTACTACCAAAGGCGGAGCTGTGAAAGCTTATCCTTCCTGGCCTATTGGTAATGCGACGGTTTATACTCTACAACCTACATTATATTGGTATACTGTGGAATCGGAACCGAACGCTACTTACACAGTACTTATATCCAAAACGAACAGCGGCGCGGATCCTGCAAAACTCGATGATGAAACTGCTTATTCTTCATACAGTTCCGGCGCTAATTTATTCTATACTTTAACATCCAACCTGGACGCAAACACTCATTATTACTGGCAGGTTAAGACTACATACAATTCGCAAACTAATTATTCGGATATAGCCGAATTTACGACTTATGCCGCAGCTACAGTAACGGCATATCAACCCGTTCCTTCGTACCCGATTGGCGGGGTCGACGTCTACACAACTTCTCCGACTCTCTATTGGTATGTTGCCGGGCTTGCGACCGACCTTCGTTACGATATAGAAATTAACACAACAAATACATTTACGGGAACGCCGACTTATACGAATATCAGTAATTTGTATTATCAGGTAACCAACTTAACGGCGGGAGCAACTTATTACTGGAAAGTCAGATCTTATGAAAACGGCAATCCCGCAAATGCTTCCGCATGGAGTTCCGCCGAAAGTTTCAAAATTGTCGGAGGACAGAACAGCAGCGCCGTTGCTTCTTATCCCGTTGGCAATCCCACGGTTTATACGGCAAGACCGACATTATCGTGGTATATAGACGGTTCGACATTAGGCTGGAGCGGATTTATAGTGCGATGGAAAGAAACGAGCGCTTCGGCTGATTGGGCAAACACATATGACGGTACGGTTACAATCAACGATATTAATACTTTGTTTTACACATTTACGTCAGATTTAACGTACGGCTCGACATATTACTGGGCTGTGGCGCTTTACGACGGCACGAACGCTCCAGCGCACGCCGATTATTCGCAGGGTTCATTTACAGTTGTCGGCGGAGGCACGGTTACGGTCGTTCCTTCGGCTCCGAATAACGCCAGCCTTGTATACGACGACGATGTTACGTTATACTGGTATTTAAACGGATCGAATCTCGGAATAACGGGATTCGAAGTTCAATATTCGCAACAGAGCAATTTCGGCAGTCCGACAACAATTGCGCCGGGAACCGTAGGGAATAATTATTCTTATCAATTGACCGGACTGACTCCGGGCGCGACTTATTACTGGAGAGTAAGAGGATACTATTCGGGTGCGAATTATACGCCTTATTCAACAATATACAGTTTCACAATCGATCCGGGCGCAAGTTCTGTGGTTCCGATGGTCGGCTCGCCGAACGGCGGAGTGGTTGTAAACACAGCTCAGCCGATGCTTTCGTGGTTCGTACCGGCGCCTTCTAAATCGACTTTGAAATACGACGTCGAATTAGCGGATAATCCGGAATTCAGCGATCTACGCTCTTTTGAAAATCTGGAACAATTACACGCCGCAGTCGAATCGTTGGCTCCGGGAGAATACTACTGGCGCGTACGTTCAAAAACGTCAAACGGCGACGTTTCGGAATATTCCGAATCCGGATATTTCAAAGTCGGCGACAATGTAACCGGCGTTGAAGAAGCCGCCGAAATTCCTTCGGACTTTGCTTTGGAACAGAATTATCCGAATCCGTTTAATCCCGAAACGGTAATTAAATTCTCGCTGCCGGAATCAAGATTTATTTCATTAAAGATATACAATATACTCGGACAGGAAGTAAGGACTCTTATCAACCGTGAATTCCAGGCGGGCAATCATACGATAGTCTGGAACGGAAAAGATAATTACGGAAAATCCGCCGCCGCAGGCGTCTATTTCTACAGAATTGATGCGGGTGAATTTACAGCCGTCAAAAAAATGATATTAATGAAATAA
- a CDS encoding tetratricopeptide repeat protein, with product MNEGRYAEAVDQLNKYISLNPQLAEGYHLRGLCYEQMTQFQYAVLDLRRALRLDPANLVISKDLNRVISYWHQQLYQKIEGHKRDIAVNPDYPFYYLEIGKSYRWLEEWQNAEYWYDEYLKRDDNASPDEIIRYTEILAKTGSISKGEKILKKYVERHPDDWRLWSRYGYFTLWLGKYDIAEDAFKRALEMKPFFKEAQDGLDLAQNKAYLRLNQPRSFERVYPIDRYYSIVNRYPENDSIRFLLAQNLVKANRYEEAYQQLTLLQNKYYDNEKFQALYNLVTNYRDSTNNSKIAYYTEILKNNPGDKEAVLKLAEAYSNLIEYDDAIEVLSEYLADKPEDSDLDVRYAYARYCAWNYEWERAIAQLDKLIELDPENTDYKLLRAQIAVWTVLDLDLAEKYLLEVIDKKPRELQAYLSLVSLYSWKKNFDEAKKYLDIAKQLAPNSQLVASVESTYELHLSAYEELKALEIRGEAQILYSEGKCEEARAKYEEYFEKKPEPTREEYAEYAGILACGGAEEKALEIYDRLLYEKYDPNDKFDFRIAVERIKIYHELGDTAAIKSEMEKLANVDAPDMQILLLKGDAFAAAGFFGKADSVYKTVLSKTDDPKTQREIDQKYVLMAGYMTKSGKLEEAEDLIEELENEIEDRDLLQQVRYQKMFLGDAYAARREWGDAEDIYEELEEEFTDSLNINLVKQRLSWIPPYGLEKGLISFRDFVRRLFPTNINITPYTTKYIDNFDLDYFNYGARVEGGFLGFLGFGAQWQRAGFKNNSYVKHLTGLKLIASIYPLKNLVLTGSKGELNISGEQRKNVWDAMVRYFIEDKFSAAFSFERNDARLILLSPLLVPYRMNTDIYRFNSSYNYKKTLYLSLFYNYLSVTDGNIGNDFQLRIGKRFFTFNSLIEEEKEKGSGVIGYEYYFADYGFNSPYYFTPQNYISHSLWADFILENSEKLALKTGGKVGYLPVLDFIVSELYADAVYKPFEYFYISGRISYANSYRYDTGYKALSAYLSLFWNIY from the coding sequence ATGAACGAAGGTCGATACGCCGAAGCCGTCGACCAATTGAATAAATATATTTCGTTAAACCCTCAGTTGGCCGAGGGCTATCATCTTAGGGGACTCTGTTACGAGCAGATGACGCAATTTCAGTATGCGGTTCTCGATTTGCGACGCGCCCTGCGGCTCGACCCGGCAAATTTAGTGATCTCAAAAGATTTGAACCGGGTTATATCGTACTGGCATCAGCAGCTCTATCAGAAAATCGAAGGACATAAACGGGACATAGCGGTAAATCCCGATTATCCTTTTTATTACCTTGAAATCGGTAAGTCGTACAGGTGGCTCGAAGAATGGCAGAATGCAGAATATTGGTACGACGAATATCTAAAAAGAGACGACAACGCCTCGCCGGACGAAATTATTCGTTATACTGAAATCCTGGCAAAAACCGGCTCGATCAGTAAAGGCGAAAAAATTCTGAAGAAGTATGTAGAACGTCATCCGGACGACTGGCGTTTATGGAGCCGTTACGGTTATTTTACTTTGTGGCTGGGCAAGTATGATATTGCCGAAGACGCATTCAAACGAGCTCTGGAAATGAAACCATTTTTCAAAGAAGCGCAGGACGGTTTGGACCTGGCTCAAAACAAAGCTTATCTCCGTTTGAATCAGCCGCGTTCTTTCGAAAGAGTTTATCCGATCGACCGCTACTATTCGATAGTCAACAGATATCCGGAAAACGACAGTATTCGTTTCCTTCTGGCTCAAAACCTTGTTAAAGCAAATCGTTATGAAGAAGCTTACCAACAGTTGACTCTTCTCCAGAACAAATATTACGACAATGAAAAATTTCAAGCGCTTTACAATCTAGTAACGAATTATCGGGACAGTACAAACAACAGTAAAATTGCGTATTATACCGAAATTCTTAAAAACAATCCCGGCGATAAAGAAGCGGTTCTTAAACTAGCCGAAGCCTATTCGAATCTTATTGAATACGACGATGCAATCGAAGTCTTGTCGGAATACCTTGCCGATAAACCCGAAGATTCAGATTTGGACGTACGGTATGCTTATGCCAGATATTGCGCCTGGAATTATGAATGGGAACGCGCCATTGCGCAGCTCGATAAATTGATCGAACTTGACCCTGAAAATACGGATTATAAATTGCTGCGGGCGCAAATTGCCGTCTGGACTGTTTTAGATCTCGATCTGGCTGAAAAATATTTACTGGAAGTAATCGACAAAAAGCCTCGGGAATTGCAGGCGTATCTTTCGCTTGTTTCTCTTTATTCATGGAAAAAGAATTTCGACGAGGCGAAGAAATATCTCGATATTGCAAAACAATTGGCGCCGAATTCTCAATTGGTCGCAAGCGTCGAAAGCACTTACGAACTGCATTTGTCGGCTTATGAAGAACTAAAAGCGCTTGAAATTAGAGGCGAAGCGCAAATTCTTTATTCGGAAGGAAAATGCGAAGAAGCGCGCGCCAAATACGAAGAATATTTCGAAAAGAAACCGGAGCCGACCCGCGAGGAATACGCTGAATATGCCGGCATACTCGCATGCGGCGGAGCTGAAGAGAAGGCGCTCGAAATTTACGACAGATTGCTCTATGAAAAATACGATCCGAACGACAAATTCGATTTCAGAATTGCCGTCGAAAGAATCAAAATTTATCATGAATTGGGAGACACAGCGGCAATTAAGAGCGAAATGGAAAAACTCGCAAATGTCGACGCGCCCGATATGCAGATCCTTTTACTCAAAGGAGACGCTTTTGCCGCTGCCGGATTTTTTGGCAAAGCCGATTCCGTCTACAAAACCGTCCTGTCGAAAACCGACGACCCGAAGACGCAAAGAGAAATCGATCAGAAATATGTATTGATGGCTGGCTACATGACGAAATCGGGCAAGCTCGAAGAAGCCGAAGATTTAATCGAAGAACTCGAAAACGAGATTGAAGATAGAGATTTGTTGCAACAGGTGAGATATCAAAAAATGTTTTTGGGAGACGCTTATGCGGCTCGCCGGGAATGGGGCGACGCCGAAGATATTTACGAAGAGCTGGAAGAAGAATTTACGGATTCTTTGAACATCAATCTCGTTAAACAAAGATTAAGCTGGATTCCGCCGTACGGACTCGAAAAAGGACTTATTTCGTTTCGTGATTTCGTCAGAAGACTTTTCCCGACAAATATTAACATAACTCCTTATACTACAAAATACATCGACAATTTTGACCTCGACTATTTCAATTACGGGGCAAGAGTGGAAGGCGGGTTTCTCGGATTTCTGGGATTCGGCGCTCAATGGCAGCGAGCGGGGTTTAAAAACAATTCGTACGTAAAGCATTTGACGGGTTTAAAATTAATCGCCAGTATTTATCCGCTAAAAAATTTGGTGTTAACGGGAAGCAAGGGCGAACTTAATATCTCGGGCGAGCAGAGGAAAAATGTCTGGGACGCAATGGTCAGATATTTTATAGAAGACAAATTTTCCGCTGCATTTTCGTTCGAAAGGAACGACGCTCGTTTGATTTTGCTTTCGCCGCTTCTTGTGCCGTACCGTATGAATACGGACATTTATCGATTTAATTCTTCTTACAATTACAAAAAGACGCTCTATTTGTCATTGTTTTATAACTATCTCAGCGTCACCGACGGAAATATCGGCAACGATTTTCAACTCAGAATCGGGAAAAGATTTTTTACGTTCAATTCTCTCATTGAGGAAGAAAAAGAAAAGGGAAGCGGCGTGATCGGTTACGAATATTATTTTGCAGATTACGGTTTCAACTCGCCCTATTATTTTACGCCGCAAAATTATATATCCCACAGTTTATGGGCGGATTTCATACTCGAAAACAGCGAAAAACTTGCGTTGAAAACAGGCGGTAAAGTGGGATATCTTCCAGTTCTCGATTTTATCGTAAGTGAACTTTACGCGGACGCCGTTTATAAACCATTTGAATATTTTTATATTTCCGGCAGAATATCGTATGCAAACAGCTACAGGTACGATACCGGTTATAAAGCTCTTTCTGCATATTTATCGCTCTTCTGGAACATTTATTAA